The Vicia villosa cultivar HV-30 ecotype Madison, WI linkage group LG1, Vvil1.0, whole genome shotgun sequence genome includes a region encoding these proteins:
- the LOC131596725 gene encoding uncharacterized protein LOC131596725 has product MLISWNIRGLNKAGKQREICSHLNDLRPGIFILIETRVKHQKAIKIRDNMRLYKCFLDNYQHHDNGRIWICWNSTNYKIQMVKSSSQFIHYRVESIDGKMCFEMIVVYAMNTIEQRKLLWKAIATLPRTNRPWCVVGDFNNVLKSNERIGGRMVVAQEFQDLQDMMDLCGLSEMDNTGDYYTWHNKQVNDPIYTRIDRVVGNSLWFQVIDMHLRHLPPSVSNHVILQLTNQPRMRPQKNHFKFINCVIEFDGFQELVAESWATPIAGNPPCILWKKLKRLMRPLRNLSRPLNDVKRTIVATRKEMNALQQDIGNDPMNKELLLKVKDKTVEILHWNEIEEKVLRNDGTEITANDEIEQVLQHFGDLMGNEDRTLNQIDIRVMREGPQLSTAQRQLLMQPISDKEIFEALHDIGDAKAPGLDGTLVTLLPKKASAKDLKDYRHIACCTVVYKIYSKVLTTRMASIIGSITSHNQAAFIPGKQIHSHILLATELIKGYTRKQGTPRCLFQLDLQKAYDMLNWKALETILLELNIPEIFVHWIMQGVSTVSYRFSINGSNSKLMQAKKRC; this is encoded by the exons ATGCTGATTTCATGGAACATTAGGGGGCTGAATAAAGCTGGCAAACAAAGAGAGATTTGCTCCCATCTCAATGATTTGAGGCCAGGCATTTTCATTTTGATTGAAACTCGTGTGAAGCATCAGAAAGCCATCAAAATTAGGGATAACATGAGACTCTATAAATGCTTTCTGGATAACTACCAACACCATGACAATGGGAGGATCTGGATATGCTGGAATTCTACCAACTACAAAATTCAGATGGTAAAGAGCTCTAGCCAATTCATACACTACAGAGTGGAGAGCATAGATGGTAAGATGTGTTTTGAAATGATTGTTGTTTATGCTATGAATACTATTGAGCAAAGGAAACTATTGTGGAAAGCTATTGCTACATTGCCTAGAACCAATAGGCCTTGGTGTGTGGTAGGGGATTTTAACAATGTTCTCAAAAGCAATGAAAGAATTGGAGGTAGAATGGTGGTGGCCCAGGAATTTCAGGACCTCCAAGATATGATGGACTTATGTGGGCTAAGTGAGATGGACAACACTGGTGACTACTACACTTGGCATAACAAACAAGTGAATGATCCCATCTACACTAGAATTGATAGAGTGGTTGGAAACTCTCTATGGTTTCAAGTGATTGATATGCATTTGAGACACCTTCCCCCAAGTGTCTCAAATCATGTTATACTGCAGCTCACAAATCAACCTAGGATGAGGCCTCAGAAAAACCACTTCAAGTTTATTAACTGTGTCATAGAGTTTGACGGGTTTCAGGAACTTGTGGCTGAAAGCTGGGCAACACCTATTGCAGGGAATCCTCCTTGTATCCTGTGGAAAAAGCTGAAGAGACTCATGAGGCCTTTAAGGAATCTGAGTAGACCCCTAAATGATGTTAAAAGGACCATTGTGGCTACTAGGAAGGAGATGAATGCCTTGCAACAGGATATAGGGAATGATCCAATGAACAAAGAACTGTTGTTGAAAGTGAAAGATAAAACTGTTGAGATCTTACATTGGAATGAGATTGAGGAAAAAGTTCTGAG GAATGATGGGACTGAGATCACTGCTAATGATGAGATTGAACAAGTGTTGCAGCATTTTGGAGATCTCATGGGGAATGAGGATAGAACTCTGAACCAGATTGACATTAGAGTTATGAGAGAGGGCCCTCAACTATCTACTGCCCAGAGACAATTACTTATGCAGCCTATAAGTGACAAGGAAATCTTTGAAGCTCTTCATGATATAGGGGATGCTAAAGCCCCTGGCCTAGATGG CACTTTGGTGACCCTCCTCCCCAAGAAAGCCAGTGCTAAGGATCTCAAAGACTATAGGCACATAGCATGTTGCACGGTTGTGTACAAAATTTACTCTAAAGTCCTGACTACAAGAATGGCTAGCATTATTGGATCCATCACCAGTCACAATCAGGCTGCCTTCATTCCAGGGAAACAAATCCACTCTCACATCTTGCTTGCTACTGAATTGAtcaagggatacacaaggaagCAAGGTACTCCAAGATGCCTTTTTCAACTTGATCTCCAAAAAGCATATGATATGCTTAATTGGAAAGCTCTTGAAACCATTCTGCTAGAACTTAATATACCTGAGATTTTTGTCCATTGGATCATGCAAGGAGTTTCCACTGTGTCCTACAGATTTAGCATAAATGGTAGTAACTCAAAGCTTATGCAGGCCAAAAAGAGGTGTTAG